The genomic DNA CCGGGACGGCCGCGGCCGCCACCAGGAACGGGGAGATGAGGATGGAGAGCGGAATGCCTGAGACGGCGAGCACGACGACCACCAGCGCGGCCGAGATCGCGCTGGAGCGGCGGTGGCGCCGTTGCTCATCGAGGAAGTGGACCAGGGGCGGAGGCTCCCGTGGTCGGAGGAATGCTGCTGCTACTGGGGATTGGGGACAGGGGATAAGTAAACCGGCAAGGAGGCCGGGCGCCAGCGATGCCGGTCGGGGCCTGCACAAGAGGTTGGCCGCTACTCCCTCACTTCACCCGCCAGGGCGGATCACGGCGGTTTCGTCCCGCGTGGAAGAGGCAGAGCAGGTTGCCGGAAGGATCCCGGAGGCGCGCCTCGCGCCAGAGCCACGGCTGGTCGGTGGGCGGGCTGTCGAACCGGATGCCCTCGGCGACCAGGCGCTCGACCGTTCCGTCGAGATCGGCGCACTCCAGATAGATGACCGGCCCGGGTCCGGTGCCCAGCGCGGCGACCTGCTCGACCGACAGCGTAGTCTCGCCGTCGGGGCACTCGAAGCGGACATAGCGCGGGAGCGCGTCCACGATGAGACGGAGCCCGAGCCGACGATAGAAGGCGACGGCGGGCGTGAGGTCCAGGGCCGGCAGCGTCACCTGATTCAGGTTCATGCGTGCTGTAACGTTCGGCGCGCCCGTGTGGTTCTGCCGTGGCGTACACATCATCGCCCGAGGTCCACCAGTTGAGCGCTGGACCGCCCGGCGTCCTTCTCGATTACCAGTCGGACGGCCTGGGTGTGCTGGGGCCGGAATGGGCCCACCCAGTAGCCCCGGCCGAAGTTCTGGACGACCAGAAGAAGTGCAGCACCGGGTACCGGTCCCTCACCAAGATGAGCCTCGGGCGGGGAGTCGCAACGGGGCCGATGTCGGGATTGGCGCCGCAACGACGTTCCG from Gemmatimonadales bacterium includes the following:
- a CDS encoding VOC family protein, which gives rise to MNLNQVTLPALDLTPAVAFYRRLGLRLIVDALPRYVRFECPDGETTLSVEQVAALGTGPGPVIYLECADLDGTVERLVAEGIRFDSPPTDQPWLWREARLRDPSGNLLCLFHAGRNRRDPPWRVK